AGTTCTCGTCAACCACTTCTAGTTCGGATAATGTGGGTAGTTTAGACTCAACAGATGTGGGTATTTCAAGGGATGAGGATATTTCAAGAGATGTGGgtatttcaaaaaaaagtGAGTTGCAAGATCTTATGAATAATCTTCCTGCAGACCTTGGACTTCGACCTCAAATGTTAGATTATTATCTTAACATTCGAGACAAAGTTCAAAGAGCATATCTACAAAAGGGTCCTTGTCAACCTAAGAATCACACATTTCCACAAATCGATCTTTCCGGGTATGATCGACGTTTTAATGTCAAGTGGTTTGATGAGTTTGACTGGTTGGAGTACAGTATAAGTAAAGATGTTGCATTTTGCTTTTATTGTTATCTCTTCAAatccaatttcaaaattgGTCATGGGTGTAGTGATGCCTTCACAGAGATGGGTTTCAgaaattggaagaagaaagaaagacttAGGAATCATATTGGAGGTGTTGGAAGTGTTCATAATCAATCTAGACAATATTGTATAGATCTTATGAATCAGAAGCAACACATCCAAACAGTTTTGGGCAAGCAATCAGACCAAGCTCGTATTGATTATCGTATTTGCTTGACAGCTTCTCTTGATTGCGTGAGATTTTTGTTGAAGCAAGGTCTTCCTTTTCGTGGTCATGATGAGAGTGACACTTCAAACAACAGGGGGAATTATTTGGAGCTCTTACAATTTCTTGTTGATCATGATGAGAAAGTTAAGGCCGTTGTGTTAGAAAATGCTCTAGGGAATCTCAAGCTAATAGCTCCAACAATTCAAAAAGATTTGGTGAATGCTTGTGCCACTAAAACTATTAAGAAAATCATTAAGGATATGGATGGtgcattcttttctttattagtTGATAAATCGCATGATGTGTCAATTAAAGAACATATGGCAGTAGTGTTTCGTTATGTGGACAAAAGTGGGATGTAATTGAAAGGTTTGTGGGCATTCAACATGTTAGCGACACTACATCAAACTCACTAAAGGAGGCTATTaacactttgttttcaaaagaagaaatgaacaTTTCTATGCTAAGAGGACAAGGATATGATGGAGCTAGTAATATGAAGGGTGAGTTCAATGGTCTCAAAACAcagattttgagagaaaatcaTTATGCCTATCATATTCATTGTTTTGCACATCAACTTTAATTAGCTCTTGTGGCCGTGACAAAGAGAAATGCTGATATTGCCACTTTCTTCACATCTTGCAATAGCTTggttaatattgttggagCATTGTGTAAGCATCGTAACATGCTTAGAGATCAACTGCAAATGGATATTATGGAAGCTCTTGAAAAAGATACTCTTCCAACAGGGCGAGGCCTAAATCAAGAAAATTGTCTCAAGCGTCCTGGTGATAGACGTTGGAACTCACATTATGGTACATTACTTAGTATCATTTCTATGTTCAAATCTGTGGTGAAAGTGctaaaattgattattgaGGATGGCTCCACTGATAATATAGGTGAAGCAAATAGGTCAttaagagatatataatcttttgagtttgtaTTTTGCCTATTTTTCATGAGATCTATATTGGGAGTCACAAATGATTTGTCACAAGCATTACAAAGGCAAGACCAAGATATTGGGAATGCAATGACTTTAGTCAAAGATTGCAAGGACCAACTACAACTTATGAGAGAGAATGCATTTGAAGCCTTGCTTGATCAAGTATCTTCCTTTTGTGGCAAACATGATATTGAGGTTCCAAACATGGATGATGCATATGTAGCTCAATGGAGATCACATCAGAGAGCTCCTAGAATAACACATCTCCATCATTATCGTGTGGATATCTTTATTCAAATCATTGAGTGGCAACTTGAGGAATTAAATCATCGTTTCAATGAGGTAAATACTGAGTTACTTCTTTGTTTGGCATGTTTGAGCCCAGATGATTCATTTATAGCTTTTGACAAACAAAAGCTACTTGATTTTGCTGAATTTTATCCTCAAGATTTTACTCCCCGAGACCTCTTGGCacttgaagatcaacttgGGATTTATATTCATCATATGCGTACGAGGagtaatttttcttaattgaaGGGGATTGGTAGCCTTGCAAGAAAAATGGTGGAGAAAGGCTTGCATAGaacatttaattatgtttatttGCTTCTCACATTAGCTTTAATTTACCGGTTGCAACAGCTTTTGTGGAGAGAGCATTTTCTGCTATGAATATTGTGAAAGGTCCACTTTGCAATCGAATGGGAGATTAATGGTTGAGTGATAGCTTACTTGTTTACATTGAGAAATATGTGTTTATTTGTATTGATAATGACTCTATAATGCAACGTTTTCAGAGTATGGAAACTCGTCGTGGACAATTGTAATGTGGttttttctattaattaagaattttaatattattgtttcatttttttgggtctattttgtatagaatttttttgccttttagACGTTGACTCCTGCAAGGAAAAttcctggatccgccactggTTAGCACCATATAGTTACAGTTTTGGACACTTGTTCAAGTGTCAGTAGTGAGGCTAACCTTAGTTTCCCTCAAATCTTTCTTCAACTTCAACTTATgctcatcatacattttcatAAATTGTCTCACTATTGTTATACTGCTAGGAACATTAAACAAAGGGCAACTAACACTACCAAATTTCCTAGAGGCTATAGAGAAATGTCTTGTTTCTATAAGCTTGAGAGTGATGAGAGAGAGGTTGTAGAGTAAGAGGAAGTGAAAAGGTTGAGAGGGACTTTTTAGAACACGCATTTTAGATTTTGAGAAAGGGTGTGGCTTCTTGTTTTTATAAGCTTGAGAGAGACAGTAGAGAAAGAGGAAGTGAAAAGACTGTAGAGAACGagtaacaaacaaacaaaaatttgcCAAAAAGGGGTTTTGGGTCCcgcataaaatatttattaaaaaaatatttcaaaacgTTCAAGGCATGTTGTAGTAGTTAATCAAACTCACAACACGTCTATGTATGTTGTAGAATAAATCTTTAACAACATGCAATACTTGCACgttgcaaataatttttttattcaccATTTTAACAACGCGCAATTATATCATATTGTAACAAAGAATGATTCACAAGACGCATTAAACGCATGTTGTTAAACATGATGATTCACACATTAAATGCACATTAACCTCATGTTGTTATATGtaatttttcttgtagtggGAGATGATAATGGTTCGAAATCAATGGCTTTAGTTTTGGGCTATGTTTTCCAATTCCTACCACAATGGTTGCACCAAACTTTGGTGTTTTCTTGTCCTACAATATCACTTACAATATTTCCATATTCTCATCAttcataagaagaagaaggatgtTTTCAAGCAACCATTGGTCAATTAGTgacataataatatatgtaacATACATTAAAGTAGAGGTTGCTTGCTCCATCACATTTTGAGCCACACAGTTACACTAATGAAAACTTTTCATGAGTTTATATTTACATTATGGAAGTTCAATCCTATAATATTTGAGTTTATGACATGTGTATTGGGTACAATCAATGATCTACATATCATTTGGATTagtttaaattcaaataatatatgaaaagCTCTATTTTGTGACTTATTATTTGAGtataaaacacaaataaatcatcatttgatttgattcaATAAGACCGTTAGCTAATGCACTATGCGTGTCTTAGGATATTCATCTCATGTTCGTACATGAAAATATTGCATTTAACTCAACCATAGCTTAATGGTAAGAACATTTACTTATGGATGAGTGACCTCAAATTCAAACTCCAAAGACACTTCCCCTAACCCCTTCTAAACTTTggcatttttttatatataaaaaaactcataGATATTGATAGTAAGGAAAAGGAAATAGTTGGTGGTCTCAAAATCTCATGTATGTTCCAACAAATAGGGATCATAATTTGGCCTATGGCCCATGGGCTGAAGTGGGTTGCTTGAGGCTCGATGGCATTGTATTTTGGGGCTTGAATCAATTATGTGCTAGgagtagaaagaaaataaaaacaactagATAAAGAAAACAgcaacaaaaattatttttttatttttttatttattgaaaagaagtaaagagtttagaaaaattgggttgcctcccaatAAGCGCTTTATTTGAAGTCTGTAGCTAAACTTTACAGAAGTTTGGTGGTCAAATCACTAGTTCCTTCAGAGTCAAAGACTCATTTATAATGTCAAAGGGTGTCTCCATGTAGGGTTTCAGTCTGTGATCATTTACCTTGAATGCGTTTCCCTTAGCTTTATTAGTTATTTCAACTGCCCCATGAGAAAAAACTTGAGTCACTGGGTAGGGTCCAGTCCAGTGAGATTTTAATTTCCCTGGAAACAACTCAAGCCTTGAACTGAATAACATAACCTTTTGCCTTGGCTGAAATTCCTTCCGTAAAATGTGACTGTGATGAAATGCCTTAGTTCTTTCCTTATAGATCCGAGAACTGTCATAAAAACTGCCTTGAACCATACTGTCTACCACATCAATGCACATACATTCTTACTGTTCAGCAGGACGTTTCGCTGcctcaaacaaattaaacaccACAGATTGGTCCTGAACCCGTAAAGTCAATGTTCCAGcttccacatcaattaaagTCCTAACTGTTGCCATAAACAGCCTCCCCAAAACAATAGGTGTTTGAAAGTCTTCATCCATGTTTAAAACCACAAAATCTGCCGGTACATAAAGATTATCAACCTTAATAATTAGATCTTCAATAACACCTCTTGGATAAGTGATTGAACGATCAGCCAGTTGAAGTATAATTGATGTAGGCTTTAAATCTCCTTGTCCTAATCCctggaaaatagaaaaaggcaTCAAATTAATACTTGCACCCAAATCAATTAAAGCACTTTTAAAAtagtgcaagaaatattaaaactcCTTGGATCATTTTTCTTAGGTGGCAGCTTGTGTAGCAAAACTGTGCTGCACTGTTTTGTCAAAAAGACTTTGTCCAAATCTGCAAGGTTCTTTTTGCTGCTGCaaacttctttaaaaaatttggcatATGATGGATTTTTCTTGATCGCATCCAGCAATGGAATGTTGATTTGAACTTTGGATAATGTCTGCATAAAGTCCTTGAGTTGCTGATCCCTTGCTTTAGGAATTACACGGTTAGGATAGGGCAGTGGAGGGTCATAAACACGCTGTAAAACCTGTTTTGGGATAGTTTCGGGATTTGCCAGATTATGTTTTTCTGCAGTTTTGGCAGGTTATGCTGCTGCAAAATTGTCTACATTATTCTCCATTGCTTGCTGCTCCTTTTCAATGCTATATTCACGATTGTCATAGCTTTTTCACATCGTAAAGTCCGAACAACGTTGCAATCTTCACGTCCTTTTGGATTAGGCAATGTTTGACTAGGAAATTtacctttttctttgtctgAAATATGTGCAGCTAGCTATCCAAATTGTTGCTCCAAACTTTTAATTGATACTTCTACATTTTGAAATCTTTGATTGTTGCCCTCGATGAATGATTGAGTTGTTGCTGCCAATTTAGCAAGCTGATAATCCAAAGTTGGTTTGGATGGAGCAAATGGTCTTCGTGCATGCTGGAATggttttgcattattttgaTTGTCACCCTATTTGAAATTAGGGTGATCCCTCCATCTTGGATTGTACTGAGTGGCATATGCATCATTCCTAGGCCTTTGATAGCTGTTCATCATATTAACATGTTTCTCAACAAGCTCTGGGTAGGATTCTTTATGCGGGTAGCCTATTATGTCGTGTGTAGCCATGCTGCAAATACTACAAACTGTTGTTGCAGGTGGCTGCTGCTATGTAGAACTTGCTAtttgttgtaaaataatgtcaaatttcgcattaattttcttctccatttttttcatttgtgtAGACATGTTGGGAGAACCTACTGATAACTCAAAAATGCCCCTTTTATGTGAATGTTCTGCTGTCCATTGCTGAGATTCTGTAGCCATCATATCAAATAGTTCAAATGCCTCccatgcatatttatttgacAACGATCCTCCAGCTAATGCATTAACATGGCTCTTAGATGTCGGATTAAGTCtgtcaaagaaaatattcatctGTGTATCTGAATCAATATTAACATGTGGACACTTTATGTACATCTCTATATATCTATCCCATGCTTCATGAAACTCTTCATTAGGCTTCTGTGTGAATGTCAAAATCTCCCTCTTGTAATTCAATGTCTTGGATGTTGGATAATATTTGTTCAGAAAATTTGTGTGTTATTGCTGTCAAGTAGTAATGCTATTAGCTGGTAGAGTGAATAACCAAGTTTCTGCCTtgtgacaaaataaaaaattcacacaGACGTCTTAGTACACAAGGGAGGCATTCGTTGGTGTAGTGTAGTCCCTAAGACGTCGTAGTAGtcgttgtggtggtggtggtgggttaTCTCCATCATGGTAACTAGATCACCCATAGCTAGGCTTGGTAAATAACGTTGCATTTGATGCTTCATACCATACACTGAAGCTCTAGATCAATGGGAATTAGCTCCAATTTGAGAGAACGCCTCCTATGAGTACAATTTTTAGAAATTAGGTTTTTGTACTTGCAACAAAGGCAAATAGttatttaaataagaaaagaataatacAATTAGGGTAGGAAATCAACAAAGCccaaatgaaattggaaaggaaatgaaaaattgaagcCTGGGTTAGATTGGGAAGATGATTCCCAATCGAAGAAGTAGAAGGAGAACACGAATGAGTCTCCTTTCTTTTTACTGAGATTCCCATAACTCAAATTGAATAGGAGATTTGGATTGGGCATGATGATTCCTAATTGGTATAGGGAGAACGTGAATGAACAGTTGGTGAAACCATTTCTCCAATTTGAGCTTGAGTGAAGTTGTCGTTGTCCAATTGGAACCAATGAGTGGATGCGTGAAAGATTCTGTTTGGAGCAACTATGATGTTACCAATTCGAAAAAGAAGTTCTCCAAGTAGTGGGTTTGGAATTCTCCAATCGGAAGAAGGATTtctccttttgctttttcGACTTGCTATTTTCTGATTTGCTATTGCGTGTTTCTTTAtagttctatttttctttttcttttcgaaTCTTGTATTAccttaaaccaaaaaaacttgGTATGCCCTTGCAAGTGCACAAGAATGATT
Above is a window of Prunus persica cultivar Lovell chromosome G2, Prunus_persica_NCBIv2, whole genome shotgun sequence DNA encoding:
- the LOC109947269 gene encoding zinc finger MYM-type protein 1-like, which produces MERYFKRKFSSTTSSSDNVGSLDSTDVGISRDEDISRDVGISKKSELQDLMNNLPADLGLRPQMLDYYLNIRDKVQRAYLQKGPCQPKNHTFPQIDLSGYDRRFNVKWFDEFDWLEYSISKDVAFCFYCYLFKSNFKIGHGCSDAFTEMGFRNWKKKERLRNHIGGVGSVHNQSRQYCIDLMNQKQHIQTVLGKQSDQARIDYRICLTASLDCVRFLLKQGLPFRGHDESDTSNNRGNYLELLQFLVDHDEKVKAVVLENALGNLKLIAPTIQKDLVNACATKTIKKIIKDMDGAFFSLLVDKSHDVSIKEHMAVVFRYVDKSGM